In a genomic window of Pseudomonas mohnii:
- a CDS encoding TlpA disulfide reductase family protein translates to MTRRLAAALTIIGALMLGGCGNDYGIDQNGQKVAADRLDGKWLVLNYWAEWCGPCRTEIPELNHLADQLKDKKIGVFGVNFDNVQGEDLKGASEKLGIKFTVLAQDPADLFELPRSEALPVTYIIDNKGKVREQLMGEQTAAGVMAKLEALQAKN, encoded by the coding sequence ATGACAAGGCGACTGGCAGCGGCATTGACGATCATCGGGGCGTTGATGCTGGGGGGTTGCGGTAATGACTACGGCATTGACCAGAACGGACAGAAAGTCGCCGCCGATCGTCTGGACGGTAAGTGGCTGGTACTCAACTATTGGGCGGAATGGTGCGGCCCGTGCCGCACCGAGATTCCGGAATTGAACCACTTGGCCGACCAACTCAAGGACAAGAAGATCGGTGTATTCGGGGTCAATTTCGACAATGTACAGGGCGAAGATCTGAAAGGTGCCAGCGAGAAACTCGGGATCAAGTTCACCGTGTTGGCGCAGGATCCAGCCGATTTGTTCGAACTTCCACGCAGCGAGGCGTTGCCGGTGACGTACATCATCGATAACAAGGGCAAGGTGCGCGAACAATTGATGGGCGAGCAAACGGCGGCGGGGGTGATGGCGAAGCTGGAGGCGTTGCAGGCTAAAAACTGA
- the arsC gene encoding arsenate reductase (glutaredoxin) (This arsenate reductase requires both glutathione and glutaredoxin to convert arsenate to arsenite, after which the efflux transporter formed by ArsA and ArsB can extrude the arsenite from the cell, providing resistance.), producing MTDLTLYHNPRCSKSRGALELLESRGLTPSVVRYLETPLDTAQIQSLLGKLGISARQLLRTGEDEYKSLNLADSSLSEAQLIAAIAAHPKLMERPILEVGDKAVIGRPPEQILELLP from the coding sequence ATGACCGATCTGACGCTTTATCACAACCCGCGCTGCTCGAAATCCCGCGGTGCGCTCGAACTGCTTGAATCCCGTGGCCTGACGCCGTCGGTGGTGCGCTACCTCGAAACGCCACTGGACACCGCACAAATCCAGAGCCTGCTGGGCAAACTCGGGATCAGCGCCCGACAACTGCTGCGCACTGGCGAGGACGAGTACAAGAGCCTCAACCTGGCCGACAGCAGCCTGAGCGAGGCGCAATTGATCGCCGCCATCGCCGCTCACCCTAAACTGATGGAGCGTCCGATTCTCGAAGTCGGCGACAAAGCCGTCATCGGCCGTCCGCCGGAGCAGATTCTGGAGCTGCTGCCGTGA